DNA from Pirellulales bacterium:
GGCGATCCGCTCGGCGGCTGGTTCGACATGACGATCCAGCGCGAGGCCTCGGTCGGCGAAGTCAACAACTTCGAGGCCCAGATCGGCGGGGTCAATGAGGGCCTCAAGTGGAACGATGCCTTCGCGTTCATCCTGGCCAGTCCCGAGAACTTCGACGCGCCGTAATGCGGCGAGCGGTTGGACGAAATCTCGTCGATCGGGCCACCGGTCCTCGTAAGACCGCTGGCCCGCGCGAGATCCTTGGCCTCCGGGAGATCAAGGTCTAAGCGAATCCGCTTCTTGCGGGCTGAGCAGTCCGTCGTGGTCGGCGTCGGCACGCTCGAACATTTCGAGCGGGCCGAGGAACTCGCGGCGTGACACGTCGCCGTCGGCGTTGCGATCCATCCGCACGAACCATTTGGGGCGCGAGTCGTCGACGGTCGCCACGGGTCGAGACGGCACGATGGACCCGGCGAAGACGAGGAGTCCCAAGGGCTGCCGCGGCTGCGGGTTGAGATAGCCCAGGGTCAGCGAGAGGCTTTGCGGCACTTCCTCGGGGGCGAGCTGCCCGTCGCGGTTGCGGTCCCAGTCGGCGATGCGCTCTGGCAATTGCATCAGCTCGCGGGCCGAAAGGCGTTGGTCTTTGTTCGTGTCGAGCGCTTCCGGTAGAGTGCTGCCCAGTTCGCCCAGCGTCGCACTCGCGCCGGCCAGGCCCATGCTTTGCAGGCGTTCGCGGTACGCCAGGTATTCGGGCAGGAACACCATGCCGTTGCCGTCCTGATCGGCGGCGATCAAGATTTCGTCACCGCCGATCTCGTTTCGGTCGAGGTAATCGTTCTTGTCGCGGTCTTGTGCGGTGAACTGCGCAGCCGAAGCCTCGCGAGTCTCGCGTGGACTCGGGTCGGCGAGGCTGGTCAATTCCAGTCGTACGCGGTCGCCCACCAGCACAGCCTTCTTGCGGTTGTTCGTCTCGGAATATTTCAATTCGAAATCCGGCGCGTGCGCGAGGCAGATGACCTGCTGGGAAAATGGCAACTCGCGCCGCCCGAGCCGGACGAGAAACTCGCCGTCGGGCGAGCGCTGTTCGAACCATGCCGTGAATTCGGCAGCATCGAGCGCGCCGTTGTGATCGGCGTCGGCCGTGGCAAATGCCTCGGTGCCCAGGACAAGCTCCTCGGGCGTCAGTTGGCCGTCGCCGGGCGACCGACGAACGTCGATCCTGGTGCCGCCGGCCAGAGCGTTGACTGTTGGGACCGGGGCTTGCGTCACGGGAAGGTCGTATTCGGCAAAGACCTGCACCGCCAGCGGCGCCAGCGGGGGGCCTGGCGAGGGTGCAAACAGCGAATTACTGGTCGGTTGCCCAGAGTTGGCGACTACGCGGCGCGCTTGCAAGGGGTTCGCTTCAGGATCAAGCTCCTGGAACGAGATCATCTCGTCGTCGCTCGAGTCGAGCGGCGACAGCGATGTGAGCGCCGCCGTCCCCTCGGCATTCGAGAGCCCGGCAGTGGTGTCACGGTCGAGCAACTTCGTCAAGCGGTCGGGTGCGACAGCCGTGCGGCTGGCGGACGAGGAGGTCTGAATTCCCAGCCCACCAAGTTCCCTCACGAACTCGGCCAGCGAAATCAAGCCATCCACCGGTTGAACGTCGCAATCGAGGAACGACACCTCTTGCGACCGTGTCCCGGTGTTGACCTCGCTGCGGCGGAGACCTTGCACATCTGCGCGCAGCCCCAGGAATTCATCGTCGTCGAGCATGCCGCTGTGATCTTTGTCGGCATCGTTGAATCGCTGCCAGAGCCAACGTCCCCAAGCGGTCTGGTACGACTGCCCGTCGCGTAGCAAATGCACACGGATCAGCAGCGGCCGGACGCGCGCCAGGACGTAAAAATCCTGGACGTCGTTGGGTACGACGGCGGCTGCATCGGCGATGGCCGCGGAGGCCGCGGTCGCGGGCTGGCTATCTGCGGCAAGGCACTCGTAAGACGTGCTCATCGTGCCCAGCATCACGAACCCGAGGCAGGCGAGTGCCCAGGCGCGACGTGGGCGATAATCGATGCGCCAGTTCATGACAGGCACTCCTCGATCGGCTTGGCGTCGGGCTCGGCCAGGCGGATCGGCCGGCCCACGTTGGACATGTTCTGTTTCGTCGGGTCGAGCCCCAGCGCCCGGACGATCGTGGCCATCAGGTCGGGCGCGGCGACGGGTCGCTCGGCGACTTCCATGCCGTTGTCGGTCGTGCGGCCGACAACCTGGCCACCCCGAATGCCCCCACCGGCCAGCACGCTCGACCAGGCGGCCGGGAAATGATCGCGGCCGTTGTTGGAATTGATGACCGGCGTGCGGCCGAATTCGCCCATCCAGATCACGAGTGTCGTTTCGAGCAGGCCGCGCTCGGCCAGGTCCGTCATGAGCGTCGACCAGCCGTTATCGAGCACGCCCAACATCGGCTGGAGCCGGTTGAAATTGTCCTGGTGGGTGTCCCAGCCGGAGATGTCGTTGGTGCCCGCGCCGTTCATCCCGACTTCGACGAACGGCACTCCGCGCTCGATGAGCCTGCGGGCCAGCAGGCAGCCCTGGCCAAAGGGCGTGCGGCCATAGCGATCGCGCAGCGCCGCATCTTCGTCCGAAAGCTTGAACGCCGTGCGCAGGCTGCCTTCCATCATCCGCTGCGCGCCGGCATATGCGGCCGCGCGGGCCTCGGCGACCGGGCCGCGGCGGTGAGCGAGGAAGTCGGACTCGAGCGTCCCGAGCAACTCCAGCCGCGACGATTGATGTTCGACAGCAAGGTCCTGCGGGCGTTCCAAGTTGCGCACCTGGAACATGCGCTCGTACGGGTCGCCTTCCTGGTTCGGATCGATCGGCTGCATGGGTAAGGCGCCCACGTGAACCGGCGCGAATCGCGGTCCCAGGAATCCCGACCCAAAGGCGGCCGTGCTGATAAACCGATAGCCGGCGATGCTTACGCTGCGCGGCAGCTCGCTGTCGACGTCGCCGCCCAACTCTTTCCCCAAGAGCGCCCCGATCGACGGATAGTCGACCGGGCTGCCGGGCTGATTGCCGGTGCGGAGGTAATAGGTCGCTCGATCGTGATCGCCTTCCTTGGTGCTCATCGAACGGACGATGGCCAGCTTGTCGGCCTGCTGAGCCATTTTGGGCAGGTGTTCACAAATCTGAATACCCGGGACGTTGGTCTCGATGGCCTTGAACGGCCCGCCATTTTTTTCACCGGGCTTGGGATCGAAGGTGTCGAGCTGGCTGGGTCCGCCGGGCATCCACAGCAGAATGCAAGCGCGTCGTCTGCCGGTGGCGTCGGCCGCGCGCGCCGCCAAAGCGTCGAACCATCCGGATAGGGAGATTCCGCAGGCGGCCGCGATCCCGCCCTGTAATAACTCGCGCCGCGTGGCCTGCCACGTGCGATTGCGGTGACTCATCGCATTGCCCTCTCGCAGGAATTGTCTCGGGATCGACGCGGCGCGTGCCCGCAGCGATCGAACTAGTGGTTGAACAAGAATTCGCTCGAATTGAGCAATGCCCAGAACACGTCGGCCAGTGCCTGGCGCTGCTCTCCCGCCTCGACGTATGCCAACAATCTCTGCAATTCCTCGGCACGCGGTGGTCGCGACAAGGTGGCCAGATACAGCGTTTCGATCCGCTGCTGTGGAGTCAGCCCAGGCAATTCGGCCGCAGCCATCAAAGTCAGGCTGTCGTTCAAGCTCGTGGCGCCGGTCACCGTCTGCCCGTTCATGAGGGTCAGCGCCTGGGCCACGGACATCTCGAACTCGGTCGGCTTGTCCGGCGAACTGAGGAAAGACTCGGTCAGATCGTTGATGACAAAAAACTGCGTGAACCGCACCGGAGACGCCGGCGCGCCTGTGGCCTGAGCGACCGAGTCGAGCACTTGTTCGCGAGTCAGGCCACGCAGCGGCATGCCGTTGAACATGCGCGGATCGACCGGCGTCTCGTCCTGGCGAGCGCTGGTGGCACGGTAGGCGCGCGTGAGCAGCACGCTGCGCAGTAGATGCCGCAGGTCGAAATCGTGCTCGACAAAGTCCCCGGCCAGCAGTTCGAGGATCTCCGGATGGCTCGGCGGATTGTTCGGATCGAAATCATCGACCGGATCGACGAACCCGACGCCGAACAATTGGGCCCACACGCGATTGACCGCGGCGCGGGCAAACCAGGGATTCTCCCGCGATGTCAACCATTGGGCAAAAGCGGCACGCGGCGATTCCCCGGTTTTCCAATCGGGCTGGCGGTCGTCGATGAACGCGGCCGGCACGATTTGTTCCGTGCCCGAGATGACGATTTCCGCCTGGGGCAAGGGCTTTTCGAGAAGGGCGGAAAACTGATTGCCGGGCTGCTGTTGGGCGATGCCGGCGAAGAAAGCCGCCAGCCCCCAGAACTGCTTCCGTTTCCAATCGGCGAACGGATGGTCGTGGCATTGGGCGCATTCGACGCGCACGCCGAGGAACGCCCGGGTGATCCCGGCGGCGATATTCTCGGGTTTGCCCTGCTTGGCAAAATAGTACCCCAGCGGCGCCGCCGGACGATCACTTGCCGCGAACGGATTGGTGGGCTGTTGTTCTGTGCCGAGGGGGGCTTCCACGAAGGCCCTTACCAAGGCGTCGTAAGGCTGGTTTGCGCGCAGCGCGTTTTGCAGCCACATTTCGTCCCCGATGACGAAATTGGCGAGTTGACGGTTGGTCTCTGCCTCGGGAACGAGGACCGAGCGCCAACGCGCGGCGAAACTGCGCGGGTACAACGGCCCTGCCAGTAAGCGGTCGATCAGCCGTTCGTATTTGTCGCTCGAGTTGTCGGCCAGATAAGCCCGGACTTCGGCAACCGGTGGTATCACGCCCGCCAGATCGAGCCAGACACGGCGATGCAATTCGGCTTCGTCCGCCAATGCGGCGGGCTGGATCTGCGCTCTGCTCCAGGCGGCGGCAAGTTGCTCATCGATGCGCGCCGCGGTCCGGCGCGGCGCTTCCCACGCATCGGTCACCGGACGGGGAGTCTGCCCCTTGGCCCGCGCGGCTTCGGCCTCGGCGGCTTCGACGGCTTGCAGTACACCGGCCGGAACGGGAGCCGTTTCCTCGGAAGCGTTCGCTACGGAGAGCAGATCCCCTGCGTTTGCGATTTCGCCAAAGGCGATATTGGCCGCCGAGACGACGATGAAGATGCCTTCGGCGCGGGTGCCCTGCGTTTCTGCGACGATGCGCGCCGACGTACCGTCGACGACAAACTCGGGCTTCGCCAACAGATTTGCGACCATGGTCATGGCACTGTCTGAGCGATTTCCATTCGCAGGTGCCGGCACGGGCGTCCCTGGTTTGTTCTTGGGGAACGCCAGTTGTTTGGCCAGCCCCAACATGCTTTTGAGCCCCTGCAAGCGCTTTTTGGCCGCTTCCTCGTCGGCGCAGGTCAGCCAGGTCTCGGCATGTATGTTGCTGCCGTCGAGATGCATCGTGCACGCCAGAGATTGAGCATCTTTGAGCAAGCCCTTGACGGCCGGTCCGATCATTTTGGCCGGCCCTTGGTTGGCGACTTGGTCCAGCTTGGGCAGCACCCAGGCCGGATCGATGGCGACGACGATCGGAGCCTGCGCGATCTTTGGCCAGACATTGGACCAGGGCAGGTCGTCGTGCATCTCGGCCGGCCCGCGGTCGATCGCCCGCTGCATGCACCATTCGTCGGCAACCACAAAGTGGTAGGCATCGGCCGGCCAGAAAAACGTTCTGCCGCTGGAGATGCGGTAGTAGGTCGTGTCCTTGAAGCTCACCGGCTGAAGCTGCCCGGACAACGCCTTGAGCTTCTTCTCCCAATCGATGGCCTTACGCGTGCGGAAAATGTTCAGGTCGAACACAAGGCCGCGGCCGGGCGGCCGGCTCGGGTCTGGCTTCAGGAAGGCGGCCGTGTACTGATCGATGAAGGTTAGCGGCAGCGGCGCGGTAATCACACCGAGATCCAAGTAGCCCTGCAAGACTCTCAGCAGCGGGAGATCGAGTACATCGTTGGGACGCAGTGCCAGAACGGCCGCGGCATCGGCCGTGACATAGTCCAGCGTACTTTGCCCACGGGATTGGAAATCACTCGCGGAGCTGGCAGCCACCTCGGCGCCGTGGCAGAACACGCGCCCGCCCAGCTCGCACGATAGCAATAGAACCGCGAAGCCCAGGCAACGTCGCCAGCTCGGCGACAAGGGCCGAAGAACTGCCCGCCACATGGGGAAACCTCCCCGCGGAGAAGTAAGCGCACGGCGACGAGCGTGGTGCCATGCCCCAGCAGTAAAAACCCTTCGCGGCGCTAGGTTTTAATTCTTGGGTTGAGGGCAGGAGAATGCAAGAAGATTCTGCCGTAATGCTCGGATTCGATTCGCGCCGACGAAGCGCAGCGCGGTAGCACCCGAGTCTGGCCGGATCCGCTATGAACCGCATCCAAACTAATCGTTTTGCTGGTGGGGGGCGTCGCTGCCCTGCGCGGTTACGGTTCCATTGGCGTGATGATGCGACGAGCCGTTGCCGTTTGCGTCTTCGGCGGTCTCTTGGGAAGCCTGGGCGCGCGTGTCGGCAAACGGATGCAGCAGGCTCTCGTCGCGCTGCGGCGTTTCGAGGTCCGGCATATAGATCTTGACGCCGTCGCTGGCGACCACGATCGGAATCAAGATGGTCGAGATGTTTACTTCGCGGGCCACGCCGAAGTACTGATGCACGGGCACGGCGCGGCGCACCAGGCCGCGAAACACCGCATAACGCAGCCGCCGCCAAAAGGGCATGCCGCGGAGCGCCGGGATGTGCACATACCGGGCGATGCCCTGCACGCCGATCAAGCCGAGCGTGCGGATGAACAGCTTCATGACGCCGCGGAACACGAAATTGTGCCAGAAGCGCTGGAGGTCGGAGTATCCGGAGTCGATCAGGATTTCTTCCTGGCCGACCTCG
Protein-coding regions in this window:
- a CDS encoding DUF1501 domain-containing protein — translated: MSHRNRTWQATRRELLQGGIAAACGISLSGWFDALAARAADATGRRRACILLWMPGGPSQLDTFDPKPGEKNGGPFKAIETNVPGIQICEHLPKMAQQADKLAIVRSMSTKEGDHDRATYYLRTGNQPGSPVDYPSIGALLGKELGGDVDSELPRSVSIAGYRFISTAAFGSGFLGPRFAPVHVGALPMQPIDPNQEGDPYERMFQVRNLERPQDLAVEHQSSRLELLGTLESDFLAHRRGPVAEARAAAYAGAQRMMEGSLRTAFKLSDEDAALRDRYGRTPFGQGCLLARRLIERGVPFVEVGMNGAGTNDISGWDTHQDNFNRLQPMLGVLDNGWSTLMTDLAERGLLETTLVIWMGEFGRTPVINSNNGRDHFPAAWSSVLAGGGIRGGQVVGRTTDNGMEVAERPVAAPDLMATIVRALGLDPTKQNMSNVGRPIRLAEPDAKPIEECLS
- a CDS encoding DUF1549 and DUF1553 domain-containing protein, which translates into the protein MWRAVLRPLSPSWRRCLGFAVLLLSCELGGRVFCHGAEVAASSASDFQSRGQSTLDYVTADAAAVLALRPNDVLDLPLLRVLQGYLDLGVITAPLPLTFIDQYTAAFLKPDPSRPPGRGLVFDLNIFRTRKAIDWEKKLKALSGQLQPVSFKDTTYYRISSGRTFFWPADAYHFVVADEWCMQRAIDRGPAEMHDDLPWSNVWPKIAQAPIVVAIDPAWVLPKLDQVANQGPAKMIGPAVKGLLKDAQSLACTMHLDGSNIHAETWLTCADEEAAKKRLQGLKSMLGLAKQLAFPKNKPGTPVPAPANGNRSDSAMTMVANLLAKPEFVVDGTSARIVAETQGTRAEGIFIVVSAANIAFGEIANAGDLLSVANASEETAPVPAGVLQAVEAAEAEAARAKGQTPRPVTDAWEAPRRTAARIDEQLAAAWSRAQIQPAALADEAELHRRVWLDLAGVIPPVAEVRAYLADNSSDKYERLIDRLLAGPLYPRSFAARWRSVLVPEAETNRQLANFVIGDEMWLQNALRANQPYDALVRAFVEAPLGTEQQPTNPFAASDRPAAPLGYYFAKQGKPENIAAGITRAFLGVRVECAQCHDHPFADWKRKQFWGLAAFFAGIAQQQPGNQFSALLEKPLPQAEIVISGTEQIVPAAFIDDRQPDWKTGESPRAAFAQWLTSRENPWFARAAVNRVWAQLFGVGFVDPVDDFDPNNPPSHPEILELLAGDFVEHDFDLRHLLRSVLLTRAYRATSARQDETPVDPRMFNGMPLRGLTREQVLDSVAQATGAPASPVRFTQFFVINDLTESFLSSPDKPTEFEMSVAQALTLMNGQTVTGATSLNDSLTLMAAAELPGLTPQQRIETLYLATLSRPPRAEELQRLLAYVEAGEQRQALADVFWALLNSSEFLFNH